In Silene latifolia isolate original U9 population chromosome X, ASM4854445v1, whole genome shotgun sequence, the following proteins share a genomic window:
- the LOC141617359 gene encoding alkane hydroxylase MAH1-like translates to MADSLPWILLNVYRFHDTSLGFLRRSNGTYFRSGRWFGASDFLATSDPANVHYIATTNFSNYPKGDDYRKAFDVMGYALFNSDDDDWKQYRRLIHNPIKSRKFLNYSIKTAHANLNHILVPLLKHASEHSDRVLDLQDVFQRFALDVTCKSLTGHDPKSLAIDLPTMPFLGAMADFERGIIYRIAFPELLWKLQLMLRVGPEYRLNLARKVINSYISNIVFKKRHDVLTEKCNTNEDEVEVDSVDFLELLMKDVMKDGLTQITHINDDAFFKDITIQQLMAGRDTISSAMTWFSWLITTHPKVEEKIRDEIEDTISEAKAKGWRVFNSEETSNLVYLHAALLESMRLYPPAPFQYKTPRQLDTLPTGHPVYPKTKILIALYAMARMKSLWGDNCSEFEPERWISDRGTIKHEPSSKYLIFYTGPRSCMGKDAALTQMKMVAATLIHNFRFELVKGQKIQPDVSMILHVKHGLNVKVRNRWT, encoded by the coding sequence ATGGCTGATTCGCTGCCATGGATTTTACTTAACGTTTATCGATTTCACGATACATCGTTGGGCTTCTTGCGACGTAGTAACGGGACCTACTTTCGTAGTGGGAGGTGGTTCGGAGCCAGTGACTTTCTCGCCACGTCGGATCCGGCTAACGTCCACTACATAGCTACAACTAATTTCTCAAATTACCCGAAAGGGGATGACTATCGCAAGGCATTTGACGTTATGGGGTACGCCTTGTTCAACAGTGACGACGACGACTGGAAGCAGTATAGGCGACTGATTCACAACCCTATCAAGAGCCGGAAATTCTTGAATTATTCAATCAAGACGGCCCATGCTAATTTGAACCATATTCTGGTTCCGCTACTGAAGCATGCATCCGAACACAGTGACCGTGTCTTGGACTTGCAAGATGTGTTCCAAAGGTTCGCCTTGGATGTTACATGTAAGTCCTTGACCGGTCACGACCCAAAGTCTCTTGCGATTGACTTGCCAACGATGCCCTTTTTGGGAGCTATGGCAGATTTCGAAAGAGGCATCATTTACCGCATTGCCTTTCCTGAATTATTATGGAAGTTACAACTGATGTTACGTGTTGGCCCCGAGTATAGATTGAACCTTGCTCGTAAAGTCATCAACAGTTACATTAGCAACATTGTGTTCAAGAAAAGACACGATGTGTTAACCGAGAAATGTAACACTAACGAGGACGAGGTCGAGGTTGATAGTGTTGATTTCTTGGAATTACTCATGAAAGATGTCATGAAAGACGGTCTTACCCAAATTACTCACATTAACGATGACGCGTTCTTTAAAGACATAACAATACAACAACTTATGGCAGGTCGAGACACTATCAGCTCGGCCATGACATGGTTCTCCTGGCTAATAACGACCCACCCTAAAGTCGAAGAGAAAATAAGGGATGAAATAGAGGATACAATTTCAGAAGCGAAAGCTAAAGGGTGGCGAGTCTTTAACTCTGAGGAGACTAGTAACCTGGTTTACCTCCACGCCGCGCTTCTTGAATCCATGAGGCTATATCCACCCGCTCCATTCCAATACAAAACACCCCGCCAACTCGACACTCTACCTACTGGGCATCCGGTGTACCCAAAGACGAAGATACTAATTGCACTATACGCGATGGCGAGAATGAAGTCGCTATGGGGTGATAATTGCTCTGAGTTTGAGCCGGAAAGATGGATTTCGGATCGAGGTACGATTAAACATGAGCCATCAAGTAAGTACTTGATTTTCTATACGGGCCCGAGAAGCTGCATGGGCAAAGATGCGGCTCTGACCCAAATGAAGATGGTTGCAGCCACATTGATCCATAATTTCCGGTTCGAGCTCGTTAAAGGTCAGAAAATCCAACCGGATGTGTCCATGATTTTGCACGTCAAGCATGGATTGAACGTCAAAGTTCGTAATCGATGGACATGA